Proteins found in one Campylobacter lari genomic segment:
- a CDS encoding tetratricopeptide repeat protein: MKLNLLSVALLGATFLYAEISAFDAGKVDTKTPYGLTQNEKLQYENQERLKALNEYYTNLTSKINTAVENIEGLQSVTEGLNAQYSKANTKLLSLEENYQNFDANITQEIQNLRAYIEENRQIQEKNYQEIQKVLGEITTLINKINDDYISKEDMNQTITFFQSEIARVQNQTKITPVAPVVSDDNKTQEIIQDANKTQDEVIEVKDDSWKKLQSSEILKKAIDETNKNQFEDAREKFEHLISIHYKPARSTFWLGEIRYKQQDYAGALGFYKKSSAISTKGDYVPKLLYHTAISLDKVGDPKSANKFYKALKTAYPDSPEAKVSPDRK, from the coding sequence ATGAAATTAAACTTATTATCAGTAGCTCTTTTAGGGGCTACTTTTTTATATGCTGAAATTTCAGCATTTGACGCAGGAAAAGTAGATACAAAAACACCTTATGGTTTAACTCAAAATGAAAAATTGCAATATGAAAATCAAGAACGCTTAAAAGCTTTAAATGAATATTATACAAATTTGACAAGCAAAATAAATACAGCAGTGGAAAACATAGAGGGTTTGCAAAGTGTCACTGAGGGATTAAATGCTCAGTATTCAAAAGCTAATACAAAATTGCTTTCATTAGAAGAAAACTATCAAAATTTTGATGCAAATATTACTCAAGAAATTCAAAATTTAAGAGCTTATATTGAAGAAAATAGACAAATTCAGGAAAAAAATTACCAAGAAATTCAAAAAGTTTTAGGTGAAATTACAACTTTAATCAATAAGATTAATGATGATTATATTTCCAAAGAAGATATGAATCAAACTATAACTTTTTTTCAATCTGAAATAGCTAGGGTGCAAAATCAAACAAAAATTACTCCAGTTGCTCCTGTTGTAAGTGATGATAATAAAACCCAAGAAATCATTCAAGATGCAAATAAAACTCAAGATGAAGTGATTGAAGTAAAAGATGATAGTTGGAAAAAATTACAATCTAGTGAAATTTTGAAAAAAGCGATAGATGAAACTAATAAAAATCAATTTGAGGATGCAAGAGAAAAATTTGAACATCTAATAAGTATTCACTATAAACCTGCTAGGTCTACTTTTTGGCTTGGAGAGATAAGATATAAACAGCAAGATTATGCAGGTGCTTTGGGATTTTATAAAAAAAGTTCTGCTATAAGCACTAAGGGTGATTATGTGCCAAAATTGCTTTATCACACGGCTATTAGCTTGGATAAAGTTGGAGATCCAAAAAGTGCTAATAAATTTTATAAGGCTTTAAAGACAGCTTATCCTGATAGTCCTGAAGCAAAAGTTTCACCAGATAGAAAATAA
- a CDS encoding tRNA dihydrouridine synthase — protein MIDFNKKPLFLAPMAGFSDLPLRNLVKQFGADVTISEMISSNALVYESSKTLKMLEKAELESPYIVQIAGSDESVIQKAVEILNRFDFIDGIDFNCGCPVNKVIKQCAGSALLQDLDKLQRTLELIKKTSNKKITSVKVRLGFDKKEPIAIAKACENAGVDFISMHGRTRKQMYSGNADYEAIALAKENIKIPLVANGDISTENAKEVFEITNCDALMIGRASIGKPWIFHEIKTGKKIEKAMKNKIIFAHFEEMLKHYKEQGISIFRKHLHEYSKGHEDASNFRDCVNRINDADIMRKYIQEFFNKE, from the coding sequence ATGATAGATTTTAACAAAAAACCTTTATTTTTAGCTCCTATGGCAGGTTTTTCAGACTTGCCTTTAAGAAATTTAGTTAAGCAATTTGGAGCTGATGTAACCATTAGTGAAATGATAAGTTCTAATGCCTTAGTATATGAGAGCTCAAAAACTCTTAAAATGTTAGAAAAAGCTGAACTTGAAAGCCCTTATATAGTTCAAATTGCAGGTTCAGATGAAAGCGTAATTCAAAAAGCCGTAGAAATTTTAAATCGTTTTGATTTTATAGATGGGATTGATTTTAATTGTGGTTGTCCTGTAAATAAAGTTATAAAACAATGCGCAGGTAGCGCTCTTTTGCAAGATCTTGATAAACTGCAAAGAACTTTAGAACTTATCAAAAAAACAAGCAATAAAAAAATAACTAGTGTCAAAGTAAGATTAGGATTTGATAAAAAAGAGCCCATTGCTATTGCTAAAGCGTGTGAAAATGCTGGAGTAGATTTTATCAGTATGCATGGTCGCACTAGAAAACAAATGTATAGTGGAAATGCTGATTATGAAGCCATAGCTTTAGCCAAAGAAAATATCAAAATCCCTTTAGTGGCAAATGGTGATATTAGCACAGAAAATGCTAAAGAAGTATTTGAAATTACAAATTGTGATGCTTTGATGATAGGACGTGCAAGCATAGGAAAACCTTGGATATTTCATGAGATAAAAACTGGCAAAAAAATAGAAAAAGCTATGAAAAATAAAATTATATTCGCACATTTTGAGGAAATGTTAAAGCATTATAAAGAACAAGGCATAAGCATCTTTAGAAAACACTTGCATGAATATTCTAAAGGTCATGAAGATGCTTCTAATTTTAGAGATTGTGTTAATCGTATTAATGATGCAGATATTATGCGAAAATATATTCAAGAATTTTTCAATAAGGAATGA
- a CDS encoding FKBP-type peptidyl-prolyl cis-trans isomerase, whose amino-acid sequence MAIEKNSVVSMFYELKDANTNEVLESNIYAEPISFILGKGQILEGLEEEIQKLNAPCNADIVIKKENALGEYDANALQTLPKEQFAGIDLQVGMELFGEGEDGNTVRVIVREITENEVTIDYNHAYAGKDLLFSINIVDVRAASEDEILTGIIAGSRSCGCGGGGHHHDHHHGHGGGCCGGHGHGGGGCCGGH is encoded by the coding sequence ATGGCTATAGAAAAAAATAGTGTAGTTTCAATGTTTTATGAGTTGAAAGATGCAAATACTAATGAAGTTTTAGAATCAAATATTTATGCTGAACCTATTTCTTTTATTTTAGGCAAGGGTCAAATTTTAGAAGGATTAGAAGAAGAAATTCAAAAGCTTAATGCTCCGTGTAATGCTGATATTGTGATAAAAAAAGAAAATGCTTTAGGTGAATATGATGCAAATGCTTTGCAAACTTTACCAAAAGAGCAGTTTGCAGGGATTGATTTGCAAGTTGGCATGGAGCTTTTTGGCGAAGGTGAAGATGGTAATACAGTAAGAGTAATCGTTAGAGAAATTACTGAAAATGAAGTTACTATTGATTACAACCATGCTTATGCAGGAAAAGATTTGTTGTTTTCAATCAATATTGTAGATGTTAGAGCTGCAAGTGAAGATGAAATTTTAACAGGAATTATTGCAGGTAGTAGAAGTTGTGGATGTGGCGGTGGAGGACATCACCATGATCATCATCACGGCCATGGCGGTGGTTGTTGTGGAGGCCATGGACATGGTGGCGGTGGTTGTTGCGGTGGTCATTAA
- the tolB gene encoding Tol-Pal system protein TolB — translation MKKILVFLFFCSVLFGQDATISVVNKGMQLPKIYIKDQSKLNDLDLKKSFYNMLVNDIKVSSNFEITQDEKQGDYIFSYILNKNGKLLDIDVEILAANETKTRFYEQILSIEEYPFLAHRSVAQMNRKLGFAPVDWMDHKILIARTQGSKQSDILLADYTLTYQKVLISKGLNLFPKWANKEQNAFYFTAYEDEIPTLYKYNMKNKNITKIIASKGMMVASDVSDDGKKILLTMAPKDQPDVYLYDVDSKNLTQITNYMGIDVNGNFVDDDKKIVFVSDRLGYPNIFMQNLESNLTEQVVFHGKNNSSVSTYKHYMVYSSREVNQSGVFNLYLMSTQSDYIRQLTANGKNLFPRFSSDGESVVFIKYLGSQSALGVIRINANKAFHYGLKVGKIQSIDW, via the coding sequence ATGAAAAAAATATTAGTATTTTTATTTTTTTGTTCAGTATTATTTGGACAAGATGCGACAATATCTGTTGTTAATAAAGGTATGCAATTACCTAAAATTTATATTAAAGACCAATCTAAATTAAATGATTTAGATCTTAAAAAAAGTTTTTATAACATGCTTGTTAATGATATAAAAGTGAGTTCAAATTTTGAGATAACTCAAGATGAAAAACAAGGTGATTATATTTTTTCTTATATATTAAATAAAAATGGCAAGCTTTTAGATATTGATGTTGAAATTTTAGCTGCAAATGAAACTAAAACAAGATTTTATGAGCAAATTCTTTCTATTGAAGAGTATCCATTTTTGGCACATAGAAGTGTTGCTCAGATGAATAGAAAATTAGGCTTTGCACCGGTTGATTGGATGGATCATAAAATTTTAATAGCTAGAACCCAAGGTAGTAAGCAAAGTGATATTTTATTAGCAGATTATACTTTAACTTATCAAAAAGTATTGATTTCAAAAGGTTTAAATTTGTTTCCTAAATGGGCAAATAAAGAGCAAAACGCATTTTATTTTACTGCCTATGAAGATGAAATTCCAACTCTTTATAAATATAACATGAAAAATAAAAATATCACAAAAATCATTGCTAGTAAAGGCATGATGGTTGCTTCTGATGTGAGTGATGATGGTAAAAAAATTTTACTTACCATGGCTCCAAAAGACCAACCTGATGTATACTTGTATGATGTAGATTCAAAAAATTTGACACAAATTACAAACTATATGGGTATTGATGTAAATGGTAATTTTGTTGATGATGATAAGAAAATTGTGTTTGTATCTGATCGTTTGGGTTATCCAAATATTTTTATGCAAAATTTAGAGTCAAATTTAACAGAACAAGTTGTTTTTCATGGTAAAAATAATTCTTCGGTTTCTACTTATAAACACTATATGGTTTATTCTAGTAGAGAAGTAAATCAAAGCGGAGTTTTTAATCTTTATTTAATGTCAACTCAAAGTGATTATATAAGACAACTTACTGCAAATGGTAAAAATCTTTTTCCAAGATTTTCTAGTGATGGAGAAAGTGTTGTATTTATTAAATATTTAGGTTCACAAAGTGCATTAGGGGTTATTAGAATTAATGCAAACAAAGCCTTTCATTATGGTTTAAAAGTAGGTAAAATTCAATCAATTGATTGGTAA
- the fabD gene encoding ACP S-malonyltransferase, translating into MNSAFIFPGQGSQSAGMGSSFYDNSKKAKELLDNASDFCKIDFKNLLFKENENLNKSEFTQMAIVLNSLMAYEALKEQVDIEAKYSLGHSLGEFSALAAQDAFGFLDVIALVNKRGQFMQEDCSKIEAGMMVILGLEDKVVEELCQKALSEKKNIFAANYNCDGQIVVAGLKPDLASYESEFKNAGAKRAMLLNMSVASHCPLLKNASLKLTKELELVLKESFKSVVSNVNAKTYNDKNQALMLLSEQLIKPVLYKQSIKAVDSEVDFYIEFGASVLKGLNKKITQKETYTLSKIEDIDEILKVIK; encoded by the coding sequence ATGAATAGCGCATTTATTTTCCCAGGCCAAGGCTCTCAAAGTGCTGGCATGGGTTCGAGTTTTTATGATAATTCTAAGAAAGCAAAAGAATTATTAGATAATGCTAGTGATTTTTGTAAAATTGATTTTAAAAATTTGCTTTTTAAGGAAAATGAAAATTTAAATAAAAGTGAATTTACGCAAATGGCCATAGTACTAAACTCGCTAATGGCTTATGAAGCTTTAAAAGAGCAAGTTGATATAGAAGCTAAGTATAGCTTGGGGCATTCATTGGGAGAATTCAGTGCTTTAGCAGCTCAAGATGCATTTGGCTTTTTAGATGTTATAGCGCTTGTTAATAAACGTGGTCAATTCATGCAAGAAGATTGTTCTAAAATAGAAGCTGGTATGATGGTGATTTTAGGGCTTGAAGATAAAGTAGTAGAAGAACTTTGTCAAAAAGCATTAAGTGAGAAAAAAAATATTTTTGCTGCTAATTATAATTGTGATGGGCAAATTGTAGTGGCAGGTTTAAAACCTGATTTAGCTTCTTACGAGAGTGAGTTTAAAAATGCAGGGGCTAAAAGAGCTATGCTTTTGAACATGAGTGTTGCAAGCCATTGCCCATTATTAAAAAATGCATCTTTGAAACTTACAAAAGAATTAGAACTTGTTTTAAAAGAGAGCTTTAAAAGCGTGGTATCAAATGTCAATGCAAAAACATATAATGATAAAAATCAAGCCCTAATGCTTTTAAGCGAGCAACTCATCAAACCTGTTCTTTATAAACAAAGTATTAAGGCTGTAGATAGTGAAGTAGATTTTTATATAGAATTTGGTGCAAGTGTGCTAAAGGGCTTAAATAAAAAAATCACTCAAAAAGAAACTTATACTTTAAGTAAAATAGAAGATATTGATGAAATTTTAAAGGTAATTAAATGA
- a CDS encoding energy transducer TonB → MEENSIHNFKSFIYATLVYFFVVFLVFFKLIEYKPKAIEYTDDPNSFINIELGDSVNQNQINTIQELQKENLQSLFEENLLQKYTTNKSVNTQNIEQQASVFNELFGKIEDYQEEKTTKVQSSMPSKKPTFAQREKINDFSKQLNENLKINQELGQSVIEQKIGVYDQFLGTVRKYLEDRWRIYNPSGNLSIDVEFVIDNNGYFYLLSATSAHSDSFDKKAKEFLQNLEGRYITLPPNGKIRKIKMQLSDIIEFKTEKQ, encoded by the coding sequence ATGGAAGAAAATTCTATACACAATTTTAAATCCTTTATTTATGCAACTTTAGTTTATTTTTTTGTCGTTTTCTTAGTTTTTTTTAAATTAATTGAATATAAACCAAAAGCTATTGAATATACTGATGATCCTAATAGTTTTATTAATATAGAACTTGGCGATAGTGTAAATCAAAATCAAATTAATACGATACAAGAATTGCAAAAAGAAAATTTGCAAAGTTTATTTGAAGAAAATCTTCTGCAAAAATACACCACAAATAAAAGTGTCAATACGCAAAATATAGAACAGCAAGCAAGTGTTTTTAATGAGTTGTTTGGTAAAATAGAAGATTATCAAGAGGAAAAAACAACAAAAGTACAATCTTCTATGCCCTCAAAAAAACCTACCTTTGCCCAAAGAGAAAAAATCAATGATTTTTCTAAACAACTCAATGAAAATTTAAAAATAAACCAAGAACTAGGACAATCTGTTATAGAGCAAAAAATAGGTGTTTACGATCAATTTTTAGGTACTGTGAGAAAATACCTTGAGGATAGATGGAGAATTTACAATCCTAGTGGTAATTTAAGTATAGATGTAGAATTTGTAATTGATAATAATGGTTATTTTTATTTGCTAAGCGCTACTAGTGCACATAGCGATAGTTTTGATAAAAAAGCAAAAGAATTTTTACAAAATTTAGAAGGAAGATACATAACTTTACCTCCAAATGGTAAAATAAGAAAAATCAAAATGCAACTTAGTGATATAATTGAGTTTAAAACGGAGAAACAATGA
- a CDS encoding ATP-binding protein yields the protein MINLSKRLIREVAKANAKFSLIGDNDKVLLGLSGGKDSLALAHLLKRMQAHAPFKFELKAVTLSYGMGEDYTKLHNHCKEHGIDHEVIDSNIYEISGDTIRKNSSFCSYFSRMRRGALYTYALENGFNKLAIAHHFDDAVESFFMNFIYNGALRSLAPKYKSKRGVEVIRPLIFVRERQLRENAINNELEVIGNEFCPGMKLSEKNVKFPHAREEAKQLLANLEKENPKLFTSLKTAFENIHTDSFFMVKDNG from the coding sequence ATGATAAATCTTAGCAAAAGACTAATTAGAGAAGTTGCAAAAGCAAATGCTAAATTTTCCTTAATAGGAGATAATGATAAGGTTTTATTAGGACTTAGTGGCGGGAAAGACTCTCTGGCTTTAGCACATCTTTTAAAGCGTATGCAAGCACATGCACCTTTTAAATTTGAACTTAAGGCAGTAACTTTAAGCTATGGTATGGGCGAAGATTATACTAAGCTTCATAATCACTGCAAAGAGCATGGTATTGATCATGAAGTGATTGATTCTAATATTTATGAAATTTCAGGCGATACTATTAGAAAAAATTCAAGTTTTTGTAGCTATTTTTCAAGAATGAGGCGTGGTGCTTTATATACCTATGCTTTGGAAAATGGTTTTAATAAGCTAGCTATAGCTCATCATTTTGATGATGCTGTGGAAAGTTTTTTTATGAATTTTATTTATAATGGTGCTCTTAGAAGTTTAGCTCCAAAATATAAAAGTAAAAGAGGTGTAGAGGTTATTCGCCCTTTGATTTTTGTAAGAGAAAGACAATTAAGAGAAAATGCTATTAATAATGAATTAGAAGTAATTGGTAATGAATTTTGTCCTGGTATGAAGTTAAGTGAAAAAAATGTAAAATTTCCTCATGCAAGAGAAGAAGCTAAGCAGCTTTTAGCAAATTTAGAAAAAGAAAATCCAAAATTATTTACAAGTTTAAAAACTGCATTTGAAAATATCCACACGGATAGTTTTTTTATGGTTAAGGATAATGGCTAA
- a CDS encoding 23S rRNA (pseudouridine(1915)-N(3))-methyltransferase RlmH — translation MQINLLSIQKNNNDEFSKIDEHYTKLIKKFCSFNDICIFNNKINQAQNTNAIEAKKSYTNALSPYKKGFCIALDEKGKEFTSIEFAKLLQDKNEISFFIGGAYGFEQEFIAQMHTSIALSKMTLVHKFAKTMLLEQIYRALCINTNHPYHK, via the coding sequence ATGCAAATCAATCTTTTAAGCATTCAAAAAAATAATAATGATGAATTTAGCAAGATAGATGAGCATTATACCAAACTCATCAAAAAATTTTGCAGTTTTAATGATATATGTATTTTTAATAACAAAATTAATCAAGCACAAAACACTAATGCCATAGAAGCAAAAAAATCTTATACAAACGCACTAAGTCCTTATAAAAAAGGTTTTTGCATAGCATTAGACGAAAAAGGTAAAGAATTTACAAGTATAGAATTTGCAAAATTATTACAAGATAAAAATGAAATTTCATTTTTTATAGGTGGTGCTTATGGATTTGAGCAAGAATTTATTGCGCAAATGCATACAAGTATAGCTCTTAGTAAAATGACCTTGGTACATAAATTTGCTAAAACTATGCTTTTAGAGCAAATTTATCGTGCACTTTGCATTAATACAAATCACCCATATCACAAATAG
- a CDS encoding ExbD/TolR family protein translates to MFLEEKPELNITPLVDIMLVLLAILMVTAPSITYEEKVQLPQGSQKTSSAPNIKSLIITINAKKEIFIGKDKFDFISFADNMNALKLQYNTQETVFIRADKNLKYDDVMNVLRTMKHLGFQKVALQTE, encoded by the coding sequence ATGTTTTTAGAAGAAAAACCCGAATTAAATATTACACCTTTAGTTGATATTATGCTTGTGTTGCTTGCTATTTTGATGGTAACTGCGCCAAGTATTACATATGAGGAAAAAGTGCAACTTCCTCAAGGTTCACAAAAAACTTCAAGTGCTCCAAATATTAAAAGTTTGATTATAACAATTAATGCAAAAAAAGAAATTTTTATAGGAAAAGATAAATTTGATTTTATAAGTTTTGCAGATAATATGAACGCCTTAAAACTTCAGTATAACACTCAAGAGACAGTTTTTATAAGAGCAGATAAGAATCTAAAATATGATGATGTGATGAATGTTTTAAGAACAATGAAACATTTAGGTTTCCAAAAAGTTGCTTTGCAAACTGAGTAG
- the dksA gene encoding RNA polymerase-binding protein DksA yields the protein MQELNLEEFKNILLQRQKEILQELQGNIDNIHNLQDSEPRDEVDLQQIDNSSHIDFKINENLKAELEEIKHSLSKIDNNTYGICEYCEDDIHPERLKVKPHAKYCINCRENLEKRKEL from the coding sequence ATGCAAGAATTAAATCTTGAAGAATTTAAAAATATATTACTTCAAAGACAAAAAGAAATTTTACAAGAACTGCAAGGTAATATAGACAATATCCATAACCTACAAGATAGTGAACCTAGAGATGAAGTTGATTTACAACAAATTGACAATAGCTCTCATATTGATTTTAAAATTAATGAAAATTTAAAAGCTGAACTAGAAGAAATTAAACATTCATTAAGCAAAATAGATAACAATACTTATGGTATTTGTGAGTATTGTGAAGATGATATTCATCCTGAAAGACTTAAGGTTAAACCTCATGCAAAATATTGCATAAATTGTCGTGAAAATTTAGAAAAAAGGAAAGAGCTATGA
- the pal gene encoding peptidoglycan-associated lipoprotein Pal, with protein sequence MKKIIFASITAFAVIVSGCATKNTSVSSSSSVDGSKGSGGSDRFENLESLNSVANVYFDFDKFNVRKDMQKVIANNAEIFNKEATNAAIVVEGNCDEWGTDEYNQALGLKRAKAVKESLVAQGVNADRISVKSYGETNPVCTERTKACDAQNRRAEFKIAK encoded by the coding sequence ATGAAAAAAATCATTTTTGCTTCAATTACTGCATTTGCTGTTATTGTAAGTGGATGTGCTACAAAAAATACTAGTGTAAGTAGCTCAAGTAGTGTAGATGGTTCAAAAGGTAGTGGTGGTTCAGACAGATTTGAAAATCTTGAATCTTTAAATTCTGTTGCAAATGTATATTTTGATTTTGATAAATTTAATGTTAGAAAAGATATGCAAAAAGTTATTGCAAATAATGCTGAAATTTTTAACAAAGAAGCTACTAATGCTGCAATCGTAGTTGAAGGAAACTGTGATGAGTGGGGAACTGATGAGTATAATCAAGCTTTAGGTCTAAAAAGAGCTAAAGCAGTAAAAGAATCTTTAGTAGCTCAAGGTGTTAATGCTGATAGAATTAGCGTAAAAAGCTATGGAGAGACTAATCCTGTATGTACTGAAAGAACAAAAGCATGCGATGCTCAAAATCGTCGTGCAGAATTTAAAATTGCAAAATAA
- a CDS encoding cysteine hydrolase family protein → MANLLVVVDYQNDFIDGSLGFEKATKIKDNILTLLKNHQGDIVFTFDTHDENYLKTKEGKNLPIYHCIRDTLGWQMPSDFDVYLKNAKKIFYKNAFGSLELANFLKQNYYESIEFCGLVSHICVFSNIILAQSASINSKIILHKNATASFNKSLENSAYEILQAYGVELL, encoded by the coding sequence ATGGCTAATCTTTTAGTTGTTGTTGATTATCAAAATGATTTTATCGATGGTAGCTTAGGTTTTGAAAAAGCTACCAAGATAAAAGATAATATTCTTACTCTTTTAAAAAATCATCAAGGTGATATTGTTTTTACTTTTGATACGCATGATGAGAATTATTTAAAAACCAAAGAAGGAAAAAATTTACCTATTTATCATTGTATTAGAGATACTTTGGGTTGGCAAATGCCAAGTGATTTTGATGTGTATTTAAAAAATGCAAAAAAAATCTTTTATAAGAATGCTTTTGGTAGTTTAGAATTGGCTAATTTTTTAAAACAAAATTATTATGAAAGTATAGAATTTTGTGGTTTGGTTTCACATATTTGTGTATTTAGTAATATTATTTTAGCTCAAAGTGCTAGTATCAACTCAAAAATCATATTGCATAAAAATGCAACAGCAAGTTTTAATAAATCTTTAGAAAATAGTGCTTATGAAATTTTGCAAGCTTATGGCGTAGAGCTTTTATAA
- the recO gene encoding recombination protein RecO — translation MQGFILHTQSVKDEDLIVYLLSSKRIIKSYRFYGMRHSNILSGYKIDFELEESSRFLPRLKDVLHIGFSWILDREKMFFWQEFIRLFYWHLKDVEEIDSFYFELLEDCAKRFEKQDCKRVIVDAYLKILNFEGRLHKSFVCFYCDEYIQKNVVLVRAFLPAHKKCAFGYEFKTKDLAKLYEKFNSSHFSDEYIDNLYKIIKEGF, via the coding sequence ATGCAAGGTTTTATCTTACACACTCAGAGTGTAAAAGATGAGGATTTGATTGTCTATCTTTTAAGTTCTAAAAGAATTATTAAAAGCTATAGATTTTACGGAATGAGACATTCTAATATTTTAAGTGGATATAAGATTGATTTTGAGCTTGAGGAAAGTTCGAGGTTTTTACCACGTTTAAAAGATGTTTTACATATTGGTTTTTCTTGGATTTTAGACAGAGAAAAAATGTTTTTTTGGCAAGAATTTATCAGACTTTTTTATTGGCATTTAAAAGATGTTGAAGAAATTGATAGTTTTTATTTTGAGCTTTTAGAAGATTGTGCTAAGCGTTTTGAAAAACAAGATTGCAAGCGTGTGATTGTGGATGCTTACTTAAAAATTTTAAATTTTGAAGGACGTTTGCATAAAAGTTTTGTGTGTTTTTATTGTGATGAGTATATACAAAAAAACGTTGTATTGGTAAGAGCTTTTTTACCAGCACATAAAAAATGTGCTTTTGGCTATGAGTTTAAAACTAAAGATCTTGCAAAGCTTTATGAAAAATTTAATTCATCGCATTTTAGCGATGAATATATTGATAATTTATATAAAATTATTAAAGAGGGTTTTTAA
- a CDS encoding 5'-methylthioadenosine / S-adenosylhomocysteine nucleosidase / 6-amino-6-deoxyfutalosine hydrolase: MKIAILGAMPEEVTPLLETLKEYQTIEYANNTYYLAKYKNHELIIAYSKIGKVNSTLSAAIMIEKFKAELLLFTGVAGAFNPSLEIGDLIYATKLAQYDLDITAFGHPLGYVPGNEIFIKTDDKLNNLAMEVAKELGVKLQSGIIATGDEFICDENKKAKIREIFSADACEMEGASVALVCDALKIPCLILRSMSDKAGEKAEFDFDEFVEKSAKISANFVLKICEKL, encoded by the coding sequence ATGAAAATAGCTATTTTAGGAGCTATGCCAGAAGAGGTTACTCCTTTACTAGAAACATTAAAAGAATACCAAACAATAGAATATGCAAATAACACTTATTATCTTGCAAAATATAAAAATCATGAATTAATCATCGCTTATTCTAAGATAGGGAAAGTAAATTCCACTCTTAGTGCAGCTATTATGATAGAAAAATTTAAAGCCGAGCTTTTACTCTTTACAGGTGTAGCTGGTGCTTTTAACCCTAGTTTGGAAATAGGGGATTTAATTTATGCAACAAAATTAGCTCAATATGATTTAGATATCACAGCTTTTGGACATCCACTTGGCTATGTTCCAGGCAATGAAATTTTTATAAAAACAGATGATAAGCTAAATAATCTTGCCATGGAAGTTGCTAAAGAACTTGGTGTTAAATTACAATCAGGTATTATAGCTACGGGTGATGAGTTTATTTGTGATGAGAATAAAAAAGCAAAAATTAGAGAAATTTTCAGTGCAGATGCTTGTGAAATGGAAGGGGCTAGTGTAGCTTTGGTGTGTGATGCTTTAAAAATTCCATGTTTAATTTTAAGATCAATGAGTGATAAAGCAGGTGAAAAGGCTGAATTTGACTTTGATGAGTTTGTAGAAAAATCCGCTAAAATTTCAGCTAATTTTGTTTTAAAAATTTGTGAGAAACTATGA
- a CDS encoding MotA/TolQ/ExbB proton channel family protein: protein MDFQAIFHFFENTSLITYIVLAWLSVYFILSFSILFSRLMLINKWTQNESQALEALMRGEKDLSQSASILKKCVEIDETKMNIYKNSVEKKATIGLTWLSIIASTSPFIGLFGTVISILETFGGLEMQNSLSIIAPKISEALVATGCGILVAIPAYSFHLIIKRKAYELINILDSEIKVLVSSIKA, encoded by the coding sequence GTGGATTTTCAAGCAATTTTTCATTTCTTTGAAAATACAAGCTTAATCACTTATATTGTATTAGCTTGGCTTTCAGTGTATTTTATACTTAGTTTTAGTATTTTATTTTCAAGATTAATGCTTATTAATAAATGGACTCAAAATGAAAGTCAAGCTTTAGAAGCTTTAATGAGAGGGGAAAAAGATTTAAGTCAAAGTGCGTCAATTTTAAAAAAATGTGTGGAAATTGATGAAACTAAAATGAACATTTATAAAAATTCTGTAGAAAAAAAAGCTACGATAGGATTAACTTGGCTTAGTATCATAGCTTCAACCTCTCCTTTTATAGGGCTTTTTGGTACAGTGATTTCCATACTTGAAACCTTTGGTGGTTTAGAAATGCAAAATTCTTTAAGCATTATTGCTCCTAAAATTAGTGAAGCTTTGGTGGCTACAGGTTGTGGGATTTTAGTAGCAATCCCTGCATATAGCTTTCATTTGATTATCAAACGCAAGGCTTATGAGTTGATTAATATCTTAGATAGTGAAATTAAGGTGCTGGTAAGTTCTATAAAGGCTTAA